A window of the Myripristis murdjan chromosome 15, fMyrMur1.1, whole genome shotgun sequence genome harbors these coding sequences:
- the LOC115372348 gene encoding LIM domain-binding protein 3-like gives MNRVCSLKYKQLLGELRTSNMATRGCSTEHAPVSPDSLPAALPARSPNELASAPQGLANQCPVQSPEPALVAPASQSLKRQSGAAYGLQHKPAVASQYGQAPPMYHAPPMQQAPPPPQYQQPPPQYQQPPMQQSSIQIPMGAAPPKVVSTACIYPTQPAPAPVPAPMQPAAPAPPSSRPPWVTDNSFADKFDPSKTTTTSMKVQPLPQAAPPPPAYIPNPSPAPAAPSPAPFTPSPAPFPPVARGVAQRAERFAASNRTPLCGFCNSIIRGPFLVALGRSWHPEEFNCHYCHMSLADVSFVEEQNNVYCENCYGEFFAPTCARCNTKIMGEVMHALRQTWHTTCFVCAACGKAFGNSLFHMEDGEPYCEKDYVALFSTKCHGCDFPVEAGDKFIEALGHTWHDTCFVCAVCHVNLEGQPFYSKKDKPLCKKHAHAINV, from the exons ATGAACCGGGTCTGTTCACTGAAATACAAGCAGCTGCTCGGAGAGCTgaggacctccaacatggccaccAGAGGATG CTCTACTGAGCATGCTCCAGTCTCTCCTGACTCCCTGCCTGCCGCTCTGCCTGCTCGCTCGCCCAATGAGCTCGCCTCTGCGCCTCAGGGCCTAGCCAATCAGTGTCCTGTCCAGTCTCCAGAGCCCGCCCTGGTAGCCCCCGCCTCCCAGAG CCTGAAGCGACAGTCGGGCGCTGCCTACGGTCTGCAGCACAAACCTGCAGTCGCCAG CCAATACGGTCAGGCTCCTCCCATGTACCATGCTCCGCCCATGCaacaagccccgcccccaccgCAGTACCAGCAGCCTCCACCGCAGTACCAGCAGCCTCCCATGCAGCAGAGCTCCATCCAGATCCCCATGGGAGCCGCTCCTCCGAAGGTGGTCAGCACCGCCTGCATCTACCCGACCCAGCCAG CTCCAGCTCCGGTCCCGGCCCCGATGCAGCCTGCGGCGCCCGCCCCTCCCTCCAGCAGGCCGCCCTGGGTGACCGACAACTCCTTCGCCGACAAATTTGACCCCAGTaagaccaccaccaccagcatgAAGGTCCAGCCGCTTCCACAGGCCGCCCCACCACCCCCGGCCTACATCCCCAACCCCTCACCAGCCCCGGCAGCACCCAGCCCCGCCCCTTTCACCcccagccccgcccccttccctCCTGTGGCGAGGGGCGTGGCCCAGAGGGCGGAGAGGTTTGCTGCGAGCAACCGCACCCCGCTCTGTGGATTCTGCAACAGCATCATCAG GGGTCCCTTCCTGGTGGCGCTGGGCCGGTCCTGGCACCCCGAGGAGTTTAACTGCCACTACTGCCACATGTCGCTGGCCGACGTCAGCTTCGTGGAGGAACAGAACAACGTCTACTGCGAGAACTGCTACGGCGAGTTCTTCGCCCCGACCTGCGCCCGCTGCAACACCAAGATCATGGGG GAGGTGATGCACGCCCTGCGGCAGACATGGCACACCACCTGCTTCGTGTGCGCAGCCTGCGGCAAGGCCTTCGGAAACAGCCTCTTCCACATGGAGGATGGAGAGCCGTACTGCGAGAAAG ATTACGTTGCACTATTCAGCACCAAGTGTCATGGCTGTGACTTCCCCGTTGAGGCAGGTGATAAGTTCATCGAGGCTCTGGGTCACACCTGGCACGACACCTGCTTCGTCTGCGCG GTTTGCCATGTGAACCTCGAGGGCCAGCCTTTCTACTCGAAGAAAGACAAGCCTTTGTGCAAGAAGCACGCTCACGCCATCAACGTGTAG